In Vitis vinifera cultivar Pinot Noir 40024 chromosome 17, ASM3070453v1, one genomic interval encodes:
- the LOC104882323 gene encoding F-box protein At5g49610 isoform X3 gives MFLPLFHCSVIISGAILFQGVIEGGTLNPPFQMLRPKRHRTTKTDGHARSSKKGSQVRSSKKDGRASTTKKDGPVNDLLPELISEILSRLPIELILRCRSVCKTWNSVIQSPLFINLQARKSHNQPSRVILKPIFGGVTATTMHSLFLLDTEERKSRRIHDKSWRFSGLQIMSSCNGLLCITSDSELGPVYISNPITREFVILPSPETGFSLLRHQVGLGFDSSNGKYIVVRAYTDKSKSQVNKFEAIMLGENSWRSLTVPDIIAECTINGSVFWNGALHWKIKKKPGRECMLSFDVSSGKFAVTRFPVSADVPDDFEMVELDGHLSLVQVYDTQMKIWRVTGEKIEGLSVCYEDMYCMNVRWNSSFNCEIIRGYIDEGYLLQVNTHRGPGGAWRRYLTQYFPKMEQFLSLIIPSIPICFKTISFRPTLISPMQLHFVPHG, from the exons ATGTTTTTACCATTGTTTCACTGTTCCGTGATCATTTCTGGTGCAATTTTGTTTCAAG gAGTGATCGAAGGAGGCACATTAAATCCTCCTTTTCAAATGTTGCGCCCAAAGCGACATCGAACGACTAAAACAGATGGGCATGCGAGATCATCTAAAAAAGGTAGTCAAGTGAGATCATCTAAAAAAGATGGTCGAGCAAGCACGACTAAAAAAGATGGTCCGGTAAATGATTTACTACCAGAACTTATCTCTGAGATCCTATCCAGACTTCCAATAGAATTAATCTTGAGATGCCGAAGCGTATGCAAGACCTGGAACTCTGTGATTCAAAGTCCTCTTTTCATCAACCTGCAAGCGAGAAAAAGCCATAATCAACCATCTCGGGTCATCCTCAAACCAATATTTGGCGGGGTTACAGCGACAACTATGCACAGCTTATTTTTACTGGATACTGAGGAACGCAAAAGTAGACGAATTCATGATAAGAGCTGGCGGTTTAGTGGTCTCCAAATCATGTCTTCTTGCAATGGTTTGCTCTGTATAACTTCAGATAGTGAGCTAGGTCCTGTTTACATATCTAATCCAATAACTAGAGAGTTTGTAATCTTGCCATCCCCAGAGACAGGTTTTAGTTTACTCAGACATCAGGTTGGTCTCGGGTTTGATTCCTCTAATGGCAAGTACATTGTCGTGCGAGCGTATACAGATAAAAGCAAAAGTCAAGTCAACAAGTTTGAGGCTATTATGTTAGGAGAAAACTCATGGAGAAGTTTAACAGTCCCTGACATTATTGCTGAATGTACCATCAATGGGTCCGTATTCTGGAATGGGGCTCTCCactggaaaataaagaagaaaccTGGTCGTGAATGTATGCTTTCATTTGATGTGAGCTCTGGGAAGTTTGCAGTGACCCGTTTTCCAGTCAGTGCTGATGTTCCGGATGATTTTGAGATGGTGGAGTTGGATGGCCATTTGAGTTTGGTACAAGTCTATGATACTCAAATGAAAATATGGAGAGTAACAGGAGAGAAGATTGAAGGATTATCTGTCTGTTATGAAGACATGTATTGTATGAACGTGCGGTGGAACAGTTCCTTTAACTGTGAAATAATTCGTGggtatattgatgaaggttaCTTGCTACAGGTGAACACTCACAGAGGCCCTGGTGGAGCTTGGAGGAGATACTTAACGCAGTATTTTCCGAAAATGGAGCAGTTCTTGTCACTGATCATCCCTAGCATTCCCATTTGCTTCAAGACCATTTCTTTCAGGCCCACTCTTATCTCTCCAATGCAGCTTCACTTTGTTCCCCATGGCTGA
- the LOC104882323 gene encoding F-box protein At5g49610 isoform X2 yields MNENGNNAILPEHCTGFLFCRRVPFAKVLLVIEGGTLNPPFQMLRPKRHRTTKTDGHARSSKKGSQVRSSKKDGRASTTKKDGPVNDLLPELISEILSRLPIELILRCRSVCKTWNSVIQSPLFINLQARKSHNQPSRVILKPIFGGVTATTMHSLFLLDTEERKSRRIHDKSWRFSGLQIMSSCNGLLCITSDSELGPVYISNPITREFVILPSPETGFSLLRHQVGLGFDSSNGKYIVVRAYTDKSKSQVNKFEAIMLGENSWRSLTVPDIIAECTINGSVFWNGALHWKIKKKPGRECMLSFDVSSGKFAVTRFPVSADVPDDFEMVELDGHLSLVQVYDTQMKIWRVTGEKIEGLSVCYEDMYCMNVRWNSSFNCEIIRGYIDEGYLLQVNTHRGPGGAWRRYLTQYFPKMEQFLSLIIPSIPICFKTISFRPTLISPMQLHFVPHG; encoded by the exons atgaatga AAATGGGAATAATGCTATCTTACCAGAACATTGTACAGGTTTCTTGTTCTGCAGAAGAGTTCCCTTCGCAAAAGTGCTTTTAG TGATCGAAGGAGGCACATTAAATCCTCCTTTTCAAATGTTGCGCCCAAAGCGACATCGAACGACTAAAACAGATGGGCATGCGAGATCATCTAAAAAAGGTAGTCAAGTGAGATCATCTAAAAAAGATGGTCGAGCAAGCACGACTAAAAAAGATGGTCCGGTAAATGATTTACTACCAGAACTTATCTCTGAGATCCTATCCAGACTTCCAATAGAATTAATCTTGAGATGCCGAAGCGTATGCAAGACCTGGAACTCTGTGATTCAAAGTCCTCTTTTCATCAACCTGCAAGCGAGAAAAAGCCATAATCAACCATCTCGGGTCATCCTCAAACCAATATTTGGCGGGGTTACAGCGACAACTATGCACAGCTTATTTTTACTGGATACTGAGGAACGCAAAAGTAGACGAATTCATGATAAGAGCTGGCGGTTTAGTGGTCTCCAAATCATGTCTTCTTGCAATGGTTTGCTCTGTATAACTTCAGATAGTGAGCTAGGTCCTGTTTACATATCTAATCCAATAACTAGAGAGTTTGTAATCTTGCCATCCCCAGAGACAGGTTTTAGTTTACTCAGACATCAGGTTGGTCTCGGGTTTGATTCCTCTAATGGCAAGTACATTGTCGTGCGAGCGTATACAGATAAAAGCAAAAGTCAAGTCAACAAGTTTGAGGCTATTATGTTAGGAGAAAACTCATGGAGAAGTTTAACAGTCCCTGACATTATTGCTGAATGTACCATCAATGGGTCCGTATTCTGGAATGGGGCTCTCCactggaaaataaagaagaaaccTGGTCGTGAATGTATGCTTTCATTTGATGTGAGCTCTGGGAAGTTTGCAGTGACCCGTTTTCCAGTCAGTGCTGATGTTCCGGATGATTTTGAGATGGTGGAGTTGGATGGCCATTTGAGTTTGGTACAAGTCTATGATACTCAAATGAAAATATGGAGAGTAACAGGAGAGAAGATTGAAGGATTATCTGTCTGTTATGAAGACATGTATTGTATGAACGTGCGGTGGAACAGTTCCTTTAACTGTGAAATAATTCGTGggtatattgatgaaggttaCTTGCTACAGGTGAACACTCACAGAGGCCCTGGTGGAGCTTGGAGGAGATACTTAACGCAGTATTTTCCGAAAATGGAGCAGTTCTTGTCACTGATCATCCCTAGCATTCCCATTTGCTTCAAGACCATTTCTTTCAGGCCCACTCTTATCTCTCCAATGCAGCTTCACTTTGTTCCCCATGGCTGA
- the LOC104882323 gene encoding F-box protein At5g49610 isoform X1: protein MNENGNNAILPEHCTGFLFCRRVPFAKVLLGVIEGGTLNPPFQMLRPKRHRTTKTDGHARSSKKGSQVRSSKKDGRASTTKKDGPVNDLLPELISEILSRLPIELILRCRSVCKTWNSVIQSPLFINLQARKSHNQPSRVILKPIFGGVTATTMHSLFLLDTEERKSRRIHDKSWRFSGLQIMSSCNGLLCITSDSELGPVYISNPITREFVILPSPETGFSLLRHQVGLGFDSSNGKYIVVRAYTDKSKSQVNKFEAIMLGENSWRSLTVPDIIAECTINGSVFWNGALHWKIKKKPGRECMLSFDVSSGKFAVTRFPVSADVPDDFEMVELDGHLSLVQVYDTQMKIWRVTGEKIEGLSVCYEDMYCMNVRWNSSFNCEIIRGYIDEGYLLQVNTHRGPGGAWRRYLTQYFPKMEQFLSLIIPSIPICFKTISFRPTLISPMQLHFVPHG from the exons atgaatga AAATGGGAATAATGCTATCTTACCAGAACATTGTACAGGTTTCTTGTTCTGCAGAAGAGTTCCCTTCGCAAAAGTGCTTTTAG gAGTGATCGAAGGAGGCACATTAAATCCTCCTTTTCAAATGTTGCGCCCAAAGCGACATCGAACGACTAAAACAGATGGGCATGCGAGATCATCTAAAAAAGGTAGTCAAGTGAGATCATCTAAAAAAGATGGTCGAGCAAGCACGACTAAAAAAGATGGTCCGGTAAATGATTTACTACCAGAACTTATCTCTGAGATCCTATCCAGACTTCCAATAGAATTAATCTTGAGATGCCGAAGCGTATGCAAGACCTGGAACTCTGTGATTCAAAGTCCTCTTTTCATCAACCTGCAAGCGAGAAAAAGCCATAATCAACCATCTCGGGTCATCCTCAAACCAATATTTGGCGGGGTTACAGCGACAACTATGCACAGCTTATTTTTACTGGATACTGAGGAACGCAAAAGTAGACGAATTCATGATAAGAGCTGGCGGTTTAGTGGTCTCCAAATCATGTCTTCTTGCAATGGTTTGCTCTGTATAACTTCAGATAGTGAGCTAGGTCCTGTTTACATATCTAATCCAATAACTAGAGAGTTTGTAATCTTGCCATCCCCAGAGACAGGTTTTAGTTTACTCAGACATCAGGTTGGTCTCGGGTTTGATTCCTCTAATGGCAAGTACATTGTCGTGCGAGCGTATACAGATAAAAGCAAAAGTCAAGTCAACAAGTTTGAGGCTATTATGTTAGGAGAAAACTCATGGAGAAGTTTAACAGTCCCTGACATTATTGCTGAATGTACCATCAATGGGTCCGTATTCTGGAATGGGGCTCTCCactggaaaataaagaagaaaccTGGTCGTGAATGTATGCTTTCATTTGATGTGAGCTCTGGGAAGTTTGCAGTGACCCGTTTTCCAGTCAGTGCTGATGTTCCGGATGATTTTGAGATGGTGGAGTTGGATGGCCATTTGAGTTTGGTACAAGTCTATGATACTCAAATGAAAATATGGAGAGTAACAGGAGAGAAGATTGAAGGATTATCTGTCTGTTATGAAGACATGTATTGTATGAACGTGCGGTGGAACAGTTCCTTTAACTGTGAAATAATTCGTGggtatattgatgaaggttaCTTGCTACAGGTGAACACTCACAGAGGCCCTGGTGGAGCTTGGAGGAGATACTTAACGCAGTATTTTCCGAAAATGGAGCAGTTCTTGTCACTGATCATCCCTAGCATTCCCATTTGCTTCAAGACCATTTCTTTCAGGCCCACTCTTATCTCTCCAATGCAGCTTCACTTTGTTCCCCATGGCTGA
- the LOC104882323 gene encoding F-box protein At5g49610 isoform X4, whose product MRVIEGGTLNPPFQMLRPKRHRTTKTDGHARSSKKGSQVRSSKKDGRASTTKKDGPVNDLLPELISEILSRLPIELILRCRSVCKTWNSVIQSPLFINLQARKSHNQPSRVILKPIFGGVTATTMHSLFLLDTEERKSRRIHDKSWRFSGLQIMSSCNGLLCITSDSELGPVYISNPITREFVILPSPETGFSLLRHQVGLGFDSSNGKYIVVRAYTDKSKSQVNKFEAIMLGENSWRSLTVPDIIAECTINGSVFWNGALHWKIKKKPGRECMLSFDVSSGKFAVTRFPVSADVPDDFEMVELDGHLSLVQVYDTQMKIWRVTGEKIEGLSVCYEDMYCMNVRWNSSFNCEIIRGYIDEGYLLQVNTHRGPGGAWRRYLTQYFPKMEQFLSLIIPSIPICFKTISFRPTLISPMQLHFVPHG is encoded by the exons atga gAGTGATCGAAGGAGGCACATTAAATCCTCCTTTTCAAATGTTGCGCCCAAAGCGACATCGAACGACTAAAACAGATGGGCATGCGAGATCATCTAAAAAAGGTAGTCAAGTGAGATCATCTAAAAAAGATGGTCGAGCAAGCACGACTAAAAAAGATGGTCCGGTAAATGATTTACTACCAGAACTTATCTCTGAGATCCTATCCAGACTTCCAATAGAATTAATCTTGAGATGCCGAAGCGTATGCAAGACCTGGAACTCTGTGATTCAAAGTCCTCTTTTCATCAACCTGCAAGCGAGAAAAAGCCATAATCAACCATCTCGGGTCATCCTCAAACCAATATTTGGCGGGGTTACAGCGACAACTATGCACAGCTTATTTTTACTGGATACTGAGGAACGCAAAAGTAGACGAATTCATGATAAGAGCTGGCGGTTTAGTGGTCTCCAAATCATGTCTTCTTGCAATGGTTTGCTCTGTATAACTTCAGATAGTGAGCTAGGTCCTGTTTACATATCTAATCCAATAACTAGAGAGTTTGTAATCTTGCCATCCCCAGAGACAGGTTTTAGTTTACTCAGACATCAGGTTGGTCTCGGGTTTGATTCCTCTAATGGCAAGTACATTGTCGTGCGAGCGTATACAGATAAAAGCAAAAGTCAAGTCAACAAGTTTGAGGCTATTATGTTAGGAGAAAACTCATGGAGAAGTTTAACAGTCCCTGACATTATTGCTGAATGTACCATCAATGGGTCCGTATTCTGGAATGGGGCTCTCCactggaaaataaagaagaaaccTGGTCGTGAATGTATGCTTTCATTTGATGTGAGCTCTGGGAAGTTTGCAGTGACCCGTTTTCCAGTCAGTGCTGATGTTCCGGATGATTTTGAGATGGTGGAGTTGGATGGCCATTTGAGTTTGGTACAAGTCTATGATACTCAAATGAAAATATGGAGAGTAACAGGAGAGAAGATTGAAGGATTATCTGTCTGTTATGAAGACATGTATTGTATGAACGTGCGGTGGAACAGTTCCTTTAACTGTGAAATAATTCGTGggtatattgatgaaggttaCTTGCTACAGGTGAACACTCACAGAGGCCCTGGTGGAGCTTGGAGGAGATACTTAACGCAGTATTTTCCGAAAATGGAGCAGTTCTTGTCACTGATCATCCCTAGCATTCCCATTTGCTTCAAGACCATTTCTTTCAGGCCCACTCTTATCTCTCCAATGCAGCTTCACTTTGTTCCCCATGGCTGA
- the LOC104882323 gene encoding F-box protein At5g49610 isoform X6, with product MLRPKRHRTTKTDGHARSSKKGSQVRSSKKDGRASTTKKDGPVNDLLPELISEILSRLPIELILRCRSVCKTWNSVIQSPLFINLQARKSHNQPSRVILKPIFGGVTATTMHSLFLLDTEERKSRRIHDKSWRFSGLQIMSSCNGLLCITSDSELGPVYISNPITREFVILPSPETGFSLLRHQVGLGFDSSNGKYIVVRAYTDKSKSQVNKFEAIMLGENSWRSLTVPDIIAECTINGSVFWNGALHWKIKKKPGRECMLSFDVSSGKFAVTRFPVSADVPDDFEMVELDGHLSLVQVYDTQMKIWRVTGEKIEGLSVCYEDMYCMNVRWNSSFNCEIIRGYIDEGYLLQVNTHRGPGGAWRRYLTQYFPKMEQFLSLIIPSIPICFKTISFRPTLISPMQLHFVPHG from the coding sequence ATGTTGCGCCCAAAGCGACATCGAACGACTAAAACAGATGGGCATGCGAGATCATCTAAAAAAGGTAGTCAAGTGAGATCATCTAAAAAAGATGGTCGAGCAAGCACGACTAAAAAAGATGGTCCGGTAAATGATTTACTACCAGAACTTATCTCTGAGATCCTATCCAGACTTCCAATAGAATTAATCTTGAGATGCCGAAGCGTATGCAAGACCTGGAACTCTGTGATTCAAAGTCCTCTTTTCATCAACCTGCAAGCGAGAAAAAGCCATAATCAACCATCTCGGGTCATCCTCAAACCAATATTTGGCGGGGTTACAGCGACAACTATGCACAGCTTATTTTTACTGGATACTGAGGAACGCAAAAGTAGACGAATTCATGATAAGAGCTGGCGGTTTAGTGGTCTCCAAATCATGTCTTCTTGCAATGGTTTGCTCTGTATAACTTCAGATAGTGAGCTAGGTCCTGTTTACATATCTAATCCAATAACTAGAGAGTTTGTAATCTTGCCATCCCCAGAGACAGGTTTTAGTTTACTCAGACATCAGGTTGGTCTCGGGTTTGATTCCTCTAATGGCAAGTACATTGTCGTGCGAGCGTATACAGATAAAAGCAAAAGTCAAGTCAACAAGTTTGAGGCTATTATGTTAGGAGAAAACTCATGGAGAAGTTTAACAGTCCCTGACATTATTGCTGAATGTACCATCAATGGGTCCGTATTCTGGAATGGGGCTCTCCactggaaaataaagaagaaaccTGGTCGTGAATGTATGCTTTCATTTGATGTGAGCTCTGGGAAGTTTGCAGTGACCCGTTTTCCAGTCAGTGCTGATGTTCCGGATGATTTTGAGATGGTGGAGTTGGATGGCCATTTGAGTTTGGTACAAGTCTATGATACTCAAATGAAAATATGGAGAGTAACAGGAGAGAAGATTGAAGGATTATCTGTCTGTTATGAAGACATGTATTGTATGAACGTGCGGTGGAACAGTTCCTTTAACTGTGAAATAATTCGTGggtatattgatgaaggttaCTTGCTACAGGTGAACACTCACAGAGGCCCTGGTGGAGCTTGGAGGAGATACTTAACGCAGTATTTTCCGAAAATGGAGCAGTTCTTGTCACTGATCATCCCTAGCATTCCCATTTGCTTCAAGACCATTTCTTTCAGGCCCACTCTTATCTCTCCAATGCAGCTTCACTTTGTTCCCCATGGCTGA
- the LOC104882323 gene encoding F-box protein At5g49610 isoform X5 encodes MMIEGGTLNPPFQMLRPKRHRTTKTDGHARSSKKGSQVRSSKKDGRASTTKKDGPVNDLLPELISEILSRLPIELILRCRSVCKTWNSVIQSPLFINLQARKSHNQPSRVILKPIFGGVTATTMHSLFLLDTEERKSRRIHDKSWRFSGLQIMSSCNGLLCITSDSELGPVYISNPITREFVILPSPETGFSLLRHQVGLGFDSSNGKYIVVRAYTDKSKSQVNKFEAIMLGENSWRSLTVPDIIAECTINGSVFWNGALHWKIKKKPGRECMLSFDVSSGKFAVTRFPVSADVPDDFEMVELDGHLSLVQVYDTQMKIWRVTGEKIEGLSVCYEDMYCMNVRWNSSFNCEIIRGYIDEGYLLQVNTHRGPGGAWRRYLTQYFPKMEQFLSLIIPSIPICFKTISFRPTLISPMQLHFVPHG; translated from the exons atga TGATCGAAGGAGGCACATTAAATCCTCCTTTTCAAATGTTGCGCCCAAAGCGACATCGAACGACTAAAACAGATGGGCATGCGAGATCATCTAAAAAAGGTAGTCAAGTGAGATCATCTAAAAAAGATGGTCGAGCAAGCACGACTAAAAAAGATGGTCCGGTAAATGATTTACTACCAGAACTTATCTCTGAGATCCTATCCAGACTTCCAATAGAATTAATCTTGAGATGCCGAAGCGTATGCAAGACCTGGAACTCTGTGATTCAAAGTCCTCTTTTCATCAACCTGCAAGCGAGAAAAAGCCATAATCAACCATCTCGGGTCATCCTCAAACCAATATTTGGCGGGGTTACAGCGACAACTATGCACAGCTTATTTTTACTGGATACTGAGGAACGCAAAAGTAGACGAATTCATGATAAGAGCTGGCGGTTTAGTGGTCTCCAAATCATGTCTTCTTGCAATGGTTTGCTCTGTATAACTTCAGATAGTGAGCTAGGTCCTGTTTACATATCTAATCCAATAACTAGAGAGTTTGTAATCTTGCCATCCCCAGAGACAGGTTTTAGTTTACTCAGACATCAGGTTGGTCTCGGGTTTGATTCCTCTAATGGCAAGTACATTGTCGTGCGAGCGTATACAGATAAAAGCAAAAGTCAAGTCAACAAGTTTGAGGCTATTATGTTAGGAGAAAACTCATGGAGAAGTTTAACAGTCCCTGACATTATTGCTGAATGTACCATCAATGGGTCCGTATTCTGGAATGGGGCTCTCCactggaaaataaagaagaaaccTGGTCGTGAATGTATGCTTTCATTTGATGTGAGCTCTGGGAAGTTTGCAGTGACCCGTTTTCCAGTCAGTGCTGATGTTCCGGATGATTTTGAGATGGTGGAGTTGGATGGCCATTTGAGTTTGGTACAAGTCTATGATACTCAAATGAAAATATGGAGAGTAACAGGAGAGAAGATTGAAGGATTATCTGTCTGTTATGAAGACATGTATTGTATGAACGTGCGGTGGAACAGTTCCTTTAACTGTGAAATAATTCGTGggtatattgatgaaggttaCTTGCTACAGGTGAACACTCACAGAGGCCCTGGTGGAGCTTGGAGGAGATACTTAACGCAGTATTTTCCGAAAATGGAGCAGTTCTTGTCACTGATCATCCCTAGCATTCCCATTTGCTTCAAGACCATTTCTTTCAGGCCCACTCTTATCTCTCCAATGCAGCTTCACTTTGTTCCCCATGGCTGA